A region of Vitis vinifera cultivar Pinot Noir 40024 chromosome 13, ASM3070453v1 DNA encodes the following proteins:
- the LOC100260386 gene encoding L-type lectin-domain containing receptor kinase V.9 — protein sequence MVRRDGHLSTTPQETEDDVYASHICLQIYLLQFYLEKNPSKMAKTLLFPLFSLLLLNQAYSQSDYGFIFNGFKASASNLSLGGASLTTPNGALRLTNSSPNLTGHAFYNTPFHFLNKNSHDSQHPTTASSFATTFIFAIVPSYVGGSGGHGFVFTVSPSKNLSGGGRGNLFGLFNEATMGNFSNHLFAVEFDTFQALVIYGDMYGDINDNHVGIDINTVRSNASKPASYYDNSSKSSHEVVLESGNPIQAWIEYDGAQKIVNVTISPASLPKPSKPLLSLAMDLSPIFKESMYVGFSAATEMHPNSHYILGWSLKMGSTEADPLDLSKIPSPPRNGTPSPGLGRRGIKIGASSAMVTLALLLCGITISVYMLRRARLAEVLEDWELDFPHRFRYKDLYIATKGFKESQIVGKGGFGSVYKGVLPKTREEVAVKRISHNSKQGVKEFVAEIASLGKLRHRHLVHLQGWCKRKGDLLLVYDYMSNGSLDTFLFQEDKNLDWGQRFRILKEIAAGLLYLHEEWEQVVVHRDVKANNVLLDSNMNARLGDFGLAKLYEHGKNPRTTHVVGTVGYIAPELSLTGKATASSDVFAFGAVLLEVACGRRPLDPNASSGKQMILQDWVAQCHQRGHILEAANRKLGNSYVKEEIELVLKVGLLCSDPEPQARPNMQQVTRYLSGFDPLPEVDASSLGFFVGSLDSKADSHPSSYGVMSAGSLATGR from the coding sequence ATGGTACGAAGAGATGGACATTTGTCCACAACTCCACAGGAAACTGAAGACGACGTGTATGCCTCTCACATTTGCCTACAAATCTATCTTCTACAGTTCTACCTTGAGAAAAACCCATCTAAAATGGCAAAAACTCTCCTCTTTCCCCTCTTCTCTCTGCTCCTCCTTAATCAAGCTTACTCTCAGTCTGATTATGGCTTCATCTTCAATGGCTTCAAAGCTTCTGCATCCAACTTAAGCCTTGGTGGGGCTTCCCTCACCACGCCAAATGGGGCTCTCAGGCTTACAAACTCATCACCCAACCTCACTGGCCATGCCTTCTACAACACCCCATTTCACTTTCTCAACAAGAACAGCCATGATTCCCAACACCCCACCACAGCTTCCTCCTTTGCCACAACCTTCATCTTTGCCATTGTCCCCAGCTATGTTGGTGGGTCTGGTGGGCATGGTTTTGTCTTCACTGTTTCTCCCTCCAAGAACCTTTCAGGTGGTGGACGTGGTAATCTTTTTGGTCTTTTTAATGAGGCCACCATGGGGAACTTCTCCAACCATTTGTTTGCTGTTGAGTTCGATACATTTCAAGCCCTGGTTATCTATGGAGATATGTATGGAGATATCAATGATAACCATGTTGGTATAGACATCAATACTGTTAGGTCTAATGCTTCTAAGCCAGCTTCATACTATGATAACTCCTCCAAATCCTCTCATGAAGTGGTTTTGGAGAGTGGGAATCCAATCCAAGCTTGGATTGAGTATGATGGAGCTCAAAAAATCGTCAATGTCACCATTTCCCCTGCTTCTCTTCCTAAACCAAGCAAACCCCTCTTGTCCCTAGCCATGGACTTATCCCCTATCTTTAAAGAGTCCATGTATGTTGGCTTCTCTGCTGCCACTGAGATGCATCCTAACTCTCATTACATTCTGGGGTGGAGTTTGAAGATGGGTAGTACAGAAGCAGACCCTCTTGATCTCTCTAAAATCCCTTCTCCCCCAAGAAATGGAACCCCATCTCCAGGCCTTGGGAGAAGAGGGATTAAGATTGGAGCATCGTCAGCAATGGTGACCCTTGCGTTACTTCTGTGTGGAATCACCATTTCTGTGTATATGCTAAGAAGGGCAAGGCTAGCTGAGGTCCTGGAAGATTGGGAATTGGACTTCCCCCATAGGTTTAGATACAAAGACCTTTATATTGCCACAAAGGGCTTCAAGGAGAGCCAGATTGTCGGCAAAGGGGGGTTCGGTTCCGTCTACAAGGGGGTGCTGCCAAAGACTAGAGAAGAAGTTGCTGTAAAGAGAATTTCCCACAATTCCAAGCAGGGAGTGAAGGAGTTTGTTGCAGAGATTGCAAGCCTAGGAAAGCTGAGGCACAGGCACTTGGTTCATCTCCAAGGTTGGTGTAAGCGAAAAGGCGATCTCCTTCTTGTTTATGATTATATGTCCAATGGCAGCCTGGACACCTTCCTGTTTCAAGAAGACAAGAACCTGGATTGGGGACAGAGGTTCAGGATCCTCAAGGAGATTGCTGCAGGCCTCCTATATTTACATGAAGAATGGGAACAAGTAGTTGTCCATAGGGATGTGAAGGCCAACAATGTCCTGCTTGACTCAAATATGAATGCCCGGCTAGGAGACTTCGGCCTGGCCAAACTATATGAGCATGGGAAGAACCCCAGAACCACCCATGTGGTGGGCACAGTGGGGTACATAGCACCGGAGCTCTCCCTCACTGGAAAGGCCACCGCAAGCTCCGATGTATTCGCCTTTGGGGCAGTACTACTAGAAGTGGCATGTGGGAGGAGGCCTCTAGACCCCAATGCCTCGTCCGGGAAACAAATGATTCTACAAGATTGGGTGGCACAGTGTCATCAGAGGGGTCATATACTTGAAGCTGCAAATCGAAAGCTTGGGAATTCATATGTGAAGGAGGAGATTGAATTGGTTTTGAAGGTTGGCCTCCTCTGCTCTGACCCAGAGCCACAGGCTAGGCCTAATATGCAGCAGGTTACAAGATATCTCAGTGGCTTTGACCCACTCCCCGAGGTTGATGCTTCAAGTTTAGGTTTCTTTGTGGGCTCATTGGACTCCAAAGCTGACTCACACCCATCATCCTATGGAGTGATGTCTGCTGGATCCTTAGCAACTGGGCGGTAG
- the LOC132254979 gene encoding L-type lectin-domain containing receptor kinase V.9-like: MAKPLLFPLFSLLLLNQAYSQSDYGFIFNGFKASASNLSLGGASLTTPNGALRLTNSSPNLTGHAFYNTPFHFLNKNSHDSQHPTTASSFATTFIFAIVPSYVGGSGGHGFVFTVSPSKNLSDGGRGNLFGLFNEATMGNFSNHLFAVEFDTVQSLVMYGDIDDNHVGIDINTVRSNASKSASYYDNSSKSSHEVVLESGNPIQAWIEYDGAQKIVNVTISPASLPKPSKPLLSLAMDLSPIFKESMYVGFSAATGKHPNSHYILGWSLKMGRTEEDPLDLSKIPSPPRNGTPSPGLGRRRGIEIGAASTMVTLALLLCGITISVYMLRRARLAEVLEDWELDFPHRFRYKDLYIATKGFKESQILGKGVFGSVYKGVLPKTREEVAVKRISHNSKQGVKEFIAEIASLGKLRHRHLVHLQGWCKRKGDLLLVYDYMSNGSLDTFLFQEDKNLDWGQRFRILKEIAAGLLYLHEEWEQVVVHRDVKANNVLLDSNMNSRLGDFGLAKLYEHGKNPSTTHVVGTVGYIAPELSLTGKATASSDVFAFGAVLLEVACGRRPLDPNASSGKQMILQDWVAQCHQRGHILEAADPKLGNSYVKKEIELVLKVGLLCSYPEPQARPNMQQVTRYLSGFDPLPEVDASSLGFFVGSLDSKADSHPSSYGVMSVGSLASGR; this comes from the coding sequence ATGGCAAAACCTCTCCTCTTTCCCCTCTTCTCTCTGCTCCTCCTTAATCAAGCTTACTCTCAGTCTGATTATGGCTTCATCTTCAATGGCTTCAAAGCTTCTGCATCCAACTTAAGCCTTGGTGGGGCATCCCTCACCACGCCAAATGGGGCTCTCAGGCTTACAAACTCATCACCCAACCTCACTGGCCATGCCTTCTACAACACCCCATTTCACTTTCTCAACAAGAACAGCCATGATTCCCAACACCCCACCACAGCTTCCTCCTTTGCCACAACCTTCATCTTTGCCATTGTCCCCAGCTATGTTGGTGGGTCTGGTGGGCATGGTTTTGTCTTCACCGTTTCTCCCTCCAAGAACCTTTCAGACGGTGGACGTGGTAATCTTTTTGGTCTTTTTAATGAGGCCACCATGGGGAACTTCTCCAACCATTTGTTTGCTGTTGAGTTTGATACAGTTCAATCCCTGGTTATGTATGGAGATATCGATGATAACCATGTTGGTATAGACATCAATACTGTTAGGTCTAATGCTTCTAAGTCAGCTTCATACTATGATAACTCCTCCAAATCCTCTCATGAAGTGGTTTTGGAGAGTGGGAATCCAATCCAAGCTTGGATTGAGTATGATGGAGCTCAAAAAATCGTCAATGTCACCATTTCCCCTGCTTCTCTTCCTAAACCAAGCAAACCCCTCTTGTCCCTAGCCATGGACTTATCCCCTATCTTTAAAGAGTCCATGTATGTTGGCTTCTCAGCTGCCACTGGGAAGCATCCTAACTCTCATTACATTCTGGGGTGGAGTTTGAAGATGGGTCGTACAGAAGAAGACCCTCTTGATCTCTCTAAAATCCCTTCTCCCCCAAGAAATGGAACCCCATCTCCAGGCCTTGGGAGGAGAAGAGGGATTGAGATTGGAGCAGCGTCAACAATGGTGACCCTTGCGTTACTTCTGTGTGGAATCACTATTTCTGTGTATATGCTAAGAAGGGCAAGGCTAGCTGAGGTCCTGGAAGATTGGGAATTGGACTTCCCCCATAGGTTTAGATACAAAGACCTTTATATTGCCACAAAGGGCTTCAAGGAGAGCCAGATTCTCGGCAAAGGCGTGTTCGGTTCCGTCTACAAGGGGGTGCTGCCAAAGACTAGAGAAGAAGTTGCTGTAAAGAGAATTTCCCACAATTCCAAGCAGGGAGTGAAGGAGTTTATTGCAGAGATTGCAAGCCTAGGAAAGCTGAGGCACAGGCACTTGGTTCATCTCCAAGGTTGGTGTAAGCGAAAAGGCGATCTCCTTCTTGTTTATGATTATATGTCCAATGGCAGCCTGGACACCTTCCTGTTTCAAGAAGACAAGAACCTTGATTGGGGACAGAGGTTCAGGATCCTCAAGGAGATTGCTGCAGGCCTCCTATATTTACATGAAGAATGGGAACAGGTAGTTGTCCATAGGGATGTGAAGGCCAACAATGTCCTGCTTGACTCAAATATGAATTCCCGGCTAGGAGACTTCGGCCTGGCCAAACTATATGAGCATGGGAAGAACCCTAGCACCACCCATGTGGTGGGCACAGTGGGGTACATAGCACCGGAGCTCTCCCTCACTGGAAAGGCCACCGCAAGCTCCGATGTATTCGCCTTTGGGGCAGTACTACTAGAAGTGGCATGTGGGAGGAGGCCTCTAGACCCCAATGCCTCGTCCGGGAAACAAATGATTCTACAAGATTGGGTGGCACAGTGTCATCAGAGGGGTCATATACTTGAAGCTGCAGATCCAAAGCTTGGCAATTCATATGTGAAGAAGGAGATTGAATTGGTTTTGAAGGTTGGCCTCCTCTGCTCTTACCCAGAGCCACAGGCTAGGCCCAATATGCAGCAGGTTACAAGATATCTCAGTGGCTTTGACCCACTCCCCGAGGTTGATGCTTCAAGTTTAGGTTTCTTTGTGGGCTCATTGGACTCCAAAGCTGACTCACACCCATCATCCTATGGAGTGATGTCTGTTGGATCCTTAGCATCTGGGCGGTAG
- the LOC100267317 gene encoding L-type lectin-domain containing receptor kinase V.9, translating into MPLTFAYKYVFYGSTLQKNPSEMAKTLLFPLFSLLLLNQAYSQSDYGFVFNGFKASASNLSLGGASLITPNGALRLTNSSHNLTGHAFYNTPFHFLNKNSHDSQHPTTASSFATTFVFAIVPRFAGGSGGHGFVFTVSPTKNLSDGGLGNLFGLFNEVTMGNFSNHLFAVEFDTVQSLVMYGDIDDNHVGIDINTVRSNASKPASYYDHSSKSSHEVVLESGNPIQAWIEYDGAQKIVNVTISPASLPKPSKPLLSLAMDLSPIFKESMYVGFSAATEKLASSHYILGWSLKMGSTEADPLDLSKIPSPPRNGTPSPGLGRRGIEIGAASAMVTLALLLCGIAISVYMLRRARLAEVLEDWELDFPHRFRYKDLYIATKGFKESQILGKGGFGSVYKGVLPKTREEVAVKRISHNSKQGVKEFVAEIASLGKLRHRHLVHLQGWCKRKGDLLLVYDYMSNGSLDTFLFQEDKNLDWGQRFRILKEIAAGLLYLHEEWEQVVVHRDVKANNVLLDSNMNARLGDFGLAKLYEHGKNPSTTHVVGTVGYIAPELSLTGKATASSDVFAFGAVLLEVACGRRPLDPNASSGKQMILQDWVTQCHQRGHILEAADPKLGNSYVKEEIELVLKVGLLCSHPEPQARPNMQQVTRYLSGFDPLPEVDASSLGFFVGSLDSKTDSHPSSYGVMSVGSLASGR; encoded by the coding sequence ATGCCTCTCACATTTGCCTACAAATATGTCTTCTACGGTTCTACCCTTCAGAAAAACCCATCTGAAATGGCAAAAACTCTCCTCTTTCCCCTCTTCTCTCTGCTCCTCCTTAATCAAGCTTACTCTCAGTCTGATTATGGCTTCGTCTTCAATGGCTTCAAAGCTTCTGCATCCAACTTAAGCCTTGGTGGGGCTTCCCTCATCACGCCAAATGGGGCTCTCAGGCTTACAAACTCATCACACAACCTCACTGGCCATGCCTTCTACAACACCCCATTTCACTTTCTCAACAAGAACAGCCATGATTCCCAACACCCCACCACAGCTTCCTCCTTTGCCACAACCTTCGTTTTTGCCATTGTCCCCAGGTTTGCTGGTGGGTCTGGTGGGCATGGTTTTGTCTTCACTGTTTCTCCCACCAAGAACCTTTCAGATGGTGGACTTGGTAATCTTTTTGGTCTTTTTAATGAGGTCACCATGGGGAACTTCTCCAACCATTTGTTTGCGGTTGAGTTTGATACAGTTCAATCCCTGGTTATGTATGGAGATATCGATGATAACCATGTTGGTATAGACATCAATACTGTTAGGTCTAATGCTTCTAAGCCAGCTTCATACTATGATCACTCCTCCAAATCCTCTCATGAAGTGGTTTTGGAGAGTGGGAATCCAATCCAAGCTTGGATCGAGTATGATGGAGCTCAAAAAATCGTCAATGTCACCATTTCCCCTGCTTCTCTTCCTAAACCAAGCAAACCCCTCTTGTCTCTAGCCATGGACTTATCCCCTATCTTTAAAGAGTCCATGTATGTTGGCTTCTCAGCTGCCACTGAGAAGCTTGCTAGCTCTCATTACATTCTGGGGTGGAGTTTGAAGATGGGTAGTACAGAAGCAGACCCTCTTGATCTCTCTAAAATCCCTTCTCCCCCAAGAAATGGAACCCCATCTCCAGGCCTTGGGAGAAGAGGGATTGAGATTGGAGCAGCGTCAGCAATGGTGACCCTTGCGTTGCTTCTGTGTGGAATCGCCATTTCTGTGTATATGCTAAGAAGGGCAAGGCTAGCTGAGGTCCTGGAAGATTGGGAATTGGACTTCCCCCATAGGTTTAGATACAAAGACCTTTATATTGCCACAAAGGGCTTCAAGGAGAGCCAGATTCTGGGCAAAGGTGGGTTCGGTTCCGTCTACAAGGGGGTGCTGCCAAAGACTAGAGAAGAAGTTGCTGTAAAGAGAATTTCCCACAATTCCAAGCAGGGAGTGAAGGAGTTTGTTGCAGAGATTGCAAGCCTAGGCAAGCTGAGGCACAGGCACTTGGTTCATCTCCAAGGTTGGTGTAAGCGAAAAGGCGATCTCCTTCTTGTTTATGATTATATGTCCAATGGCAGCCTGGACACCTTCCTGTTTCAAGAAGACAAGAACCTTGATTGGGGACAGAGGTTCAGGATCCTCAAGGAGATTGCTGCAGGCCTCCTATATTTACATGAAGAATGGGAACAGGTAGTTGTCCATAGGGATGTGAAGGCCAACAATGTCCTGCTTGACTCAAATATGAATGCCCGGCTAGGAGACTTCGGCCTGGCCAAACTATATGAGCATGGGAAGAACCCCAGCACCACCCATGTGGTGGGCACAGTGGGGTACATAGCACCGGAGCTCTCCCTCACTGGAAAGGCCACCGCAAGCTCCGATGTATTCGCCTTTGGGGCAGTACTACTAGAAGTGGCATGTGGGAGGAGGCCTCTAGACCCCAATGCCTCGTCCGGGAAACAGATGATTCTACAAGATTGGGTGACACAGTGTCATCAGAGGGGTCATATACTTGAAGCTGCAGATCCAAAGCTTGGGAATTCATATGTGAAGGAGGAGATTGAATTGGTTTTGAAGGTTGGCCTCCTCTGTTCTCACCCAGAGCCACAGGCTAGGCCTAATATGCAGCAGGTTACAAGATATCTCAGTGGCTTCGACCCACTCCCCGAGGTTGATGCTTCAAGTTTAGGTTTCTTTGTGGGCTCATTGGACTCCAAAACTGACTCACACCCATCATCCTATGGAGTGATGTCTGTTGGATCCTTAGCATCTGGGCGGTAG
- the LOC100255220 gene encoding uncharacterized protein At5g39865 yields MWRSWVSSSGGVQTAPASYKNFTCSSFKDIQSLCKEENHCSSNLKRPSIFHRVRVVTSVLRNWSSTQTNPEPNPKPEPAPPQPCVSLTGGDQSVVVYFTSLRVVRKTFEDCSTVRSILRGFRVKVDERDLSMDAGFLDELKGILGRKKLSLPRVFIGGRYVGGAEEIRQLHETGELKKLLGGFPVAAGVCDECGGYRFMLCENCDGSRKVYSEKTGFRICTACNENGLIRCPSCSYVHL; encoded by the coding sequence ATGTGGCGATCGTGGGTGAGCTCGTCGGGTGGGGTCCAAACCGCACCAGCTTCATATAAGAACTTCACTTGTTCATCGTTCAAAGACATTCAAAGCCTCTGTAAAGAGGAAAATCACTGTTCTTCCAATCTCAAGAGACCCTCCATTTTCCACCGGGTTCGGGTTGTGACCTCGGTCCTGCGAAACTGGTCCTCAACCCAAACCAACCCGGAACCGAATCCGAAACCGGAGCCTGCGCCGCCGCAGCCGTGTGTGTCTCTTACCGGCGGCGACCAGAGCGTGGTGGTTTACTTCACGAGCCTACGCGTGGTGCGCAAGACCTTCGAGGACTGCAGCACCGTGCGATCGATCTTGCGGGGGTTTCGGGTGAAGGTCGATGAGCGAGATCTGTCTATGGACGCTGGGTTTTTGGACGAGTTGAAGGGGATTTTGGGGAGGAAGAAGCTGAGTTTGCCTAGGGTTTTCATTGGTGGCAGGTACGTGGGCGGAGCGGAAGAGATCAGGCAGTTGCACGAGACGGGCGAGCTGAAGAAGCTGCTCGGAGGGTTCCCCGTGGCTGCCGGCGTATGCGACGAGTGCGGAGGGTATAGGTTCATGCTCTGTGAGAACTGCGATGGAAGCCGTAAGGTGTATAGTGAGAAGACTGGTTTCAGGATCTGCACGGCGTGCAACGAGAACGGTCTGATCAGGTGCCCTTCTTGTTCGTATGTACACCTCTGA